A single region of the Chryseobacterium culicis genome encodes:
- a CDS encoding GNAT family N-acetyltransferase, whose translation MKKLKFRNAELADLHKIVAIYNLTVASRMVTADMEEVSVESKLKWFEEHNPQTRPLWVVEDEQDETVGWVSFSSFHERAAYNGTVEVSIYLDETCRGKGYGKTILQYCIDNAGKFGVKNLVALIFLHNEPSLKLFRYFGFEDWGSLPNVAILDGVERSLKILGKRID comes from the coding sequence ATGAAAAAATTAAAATTCAGAAATGCTGAGCTGGCAGATTTACATAAAATTGTAGCCATATATAATTTAACAGTAGCCTCCAGGATGGTGACTGCAGATATGGAAGAAGTTTCTGTAGAAAGCAAACTAAAATGGTTTGAGGAACACAATCCTCAGACAAGACCACTTTGGGTAGTTGAAGATGAGCAGGATGAAACCGTAGGGTGGGTGAGCTTCAGTTCATTCCATGAAAGAGCGGCATACAATGGAACGGTAGAAGTAAGCATTTATCTGGATGAAACCTGCAGAGGAAAAGGATATGGAAAAACTATTCTTCAGTATTGTATTGATAACGCTGGAAAATTTGGGGTAAAAAACCTTGTAGCTCTTATTTTTCTTCACAATGAACCCAGTTTGAAGTTGTTCAGATACTTCGGCTTTGAAGATTGGGGAAGCCTTCCTAATGTAGCGATTTTGGATGGTGTGGAGAGAAGTCTGAAGATTTTAGGGAAGAGAATAGATTAA
- a CDS encoding DoxX family protein encodes MNYNNSNSSSILKDIILLVVRVFVGFAMLSHGFPKLQMLLAGGKIEFFDFMGLGPQISLILTVFAEFVCSILLILGLFTRVSLGFLIFTMIIAGFVVHGADPFEKREMSLIYLSVYLLLIVIGAGKVSVDHMIERRKRASDW; translated from the coding sequence ATGAACTATAATAATTCAAATTCAAGCTCAATACTTAAAGATATTATTTTATTAGTTGTGAGAGTGTTTGTAGGTTTTGCAATGCTTTCTCATGGTTTTCCAAAGCTTCAGATGCTGTTGGCAGGAGGTAAAATCGAGTTTTTCGATTTTATGGGTCTTGGTCCTCAGATATCACTGATTCTTACTGTTTTTGCTGAATTTGTGTGTTCAATACTCCTTATATTAGGACTTTTCACAAGAGTTTCTTTAGGATTTCTGATCTTTACAATGATCATTGCCGGCTTTGTTGTACATGGAGCAGATCCTTTTGAAAAAAGAGAAATGAGCCTTATTTATCTTTCTGTTTATCTTTTGCTTATCGTGATCGGGGCTGGAAAAGTTTCGGTAGACCATATGATTGAAAGAAGAAAAAGAGCTTCAGACTGGTAA
- a CDS encoding HAD family hydrolase: MNNHITTIAFDADDTLWINEPYFQEAEKEFCMLLEDYLPQHSVSQELFKTEMQNLHLYGYGVKGFMLCMIETIGRVSNNTASLELVNKAIQLGQDLLQKPIELLDGVTETLESLKGKYQLVVATKGDLLDQERKLKNSGLQDYFHHIEIMSDKKENDYKKLLKHLDCKPENLLMLGNSIKSDILPVLEIGGSAAHIPYHVTWTHEQHEVNLEHPNFMELKSVDEILKLL, translated from the coding sequence ATGAATAATCATATTACAACCATTGCCTTTGATGCTGATGACACCCTTTGGATCAATGAACCTTATTTTCAGGAGGCAGAAAAAGAATTCTGTATGCTGCTTGAAGATTATCTTCCGCAACATTCTGTGTCGCAGGAACTGTTTAAAACGGAAATGCAGAACCTTCATTTATATGGCTATGGAGTAAAAGGATTTATGCTTTGCATGATTGAAACTATTGGCAGAGTTTCCAATAATACCGCGTCATTAGAGTTAGTGAATAAAGCGATTCAGCTGGGTCAGGATCTTCTTCAGAAACCTATTGAATTGTTGGATGGCGTTACGGAAACCCTTGAAAGCTTAAAGGGAAAATACCAACTGGTTGTCGCGACGAAGGGAGATCTTCTGGATCAGGAGCGTAAATTGAAAAATTCAGGGTTACAGGACTATTTCCACCACATTGAAATCATGAGTGATAAAAAAGAAAATGATTACAAAAAACTTCTGAAGCATCTGGATTGTAAACCTGAAAATCTTTTAATGCTTGGAAATTCTATAAAATCAGATATTTTACCGGTGCTGGAAATTGGAGGTTCTGCCGCCCATATTCCTTATCATGTCACCTGGACTCATGAACAGCATGAAGTTAACCTGGAACATCCCAATTTTATGGAACTTAAGAGTGTTGATGAGATTTTGAAGTTGCTTTAA
- a CDS encoding Crp/Fnr family transcriptional regulator, with the protein MNIDQILDQVYLLPETSKNSLKEHITEVSHPKGFCLMEADKVIPYLYFIRKGIARAYSSTSDNDITFWFGSEGQCILSMKSYVEDKPGYESIELLEDCDLYRMETESLRKLFNEDIHIANWGRKLAEAEMIKSEELIISRQFKTSLERYKDIITYQPDLLKRVQLGYIASYLGITQVSLSRIRAEIK; encoded by the coding sequence ATGAATATAGACCAGATTCTTGACCAGGTTTACCTTCTTCCTGAAACCTCAAAAAACAGTTTAAAAGAACATATCACTGAAGTTTCGCATCCTAAAGGCTTTTGTCTGATGGAAGCCGATAAAGTGATTCCTTATCTTTATTTTATAAGAAAAGGGATTGCGCGGGCCTATTCTTCAACTTCTGATAATGATATTACCTTCTGGTTCGGAAGTGAAGGACAATGTATTCTTTCCATGAAAAGCTATGTAGAAGACAAACCCGGCTATGAAAGCATCGAATTACTGGAAGACTGTGATCTTTACAGAATGGAAACAGAAAGTCTCAGAAAACTCTTTAATGAAGATATTCATATTGCTAATTGGGGAAGAAAACTGGCAGAAGCTGAGATGATAAAATCTGAAGAGCTCATTATTTCCAGACAGTTCAAAACTTCTCTGGAACGTTACAAAGACATCATCACCTACCAGCCGGACTTGCTTAAAAGAGTTCAGCTCGGTTATATTGCGTCTTATCTTGGGATTACGCAGGTGAGTTTAAGCAGGATACGGGCGGAAATCAAGTAA
- a CDS encoding alpha/beta hydrolase family protein — protein sequence MKIKLTICLLAFLNFYDAQENITYQKPSAEILKLADYQRPPSVLMNSKKDWVVFTYRPTYKTLEDLSQNEMKLGGLRINPVTNISSSITYSNDLKIRKINDKNEIQVKNLPSNPKIGYVSFSPDEKKLAFTNTTNKGVELWIVDMETASANKITADNLNANLGMPYVWYNDSQSLLIRAIPQNRPALIDASKDLPTGPIVSTADGKVSQNRTYQDLLKNPQDEKNFETLTASEIYNVDLTGNLKKLKDQNMYAGLSFSPDGNYLMATLIKKPFSYIVPLNRFPSTTVVYDMKGNTVKTVNDVPLNEIMPKGFSSVRTGKRDMAWRSDAPATLTYAEALDGGDQSKTAEYRDEVFTWEAPFTAAPKSFFKTKQRYDDVVWTNDHYAIVSEGWYDTRNTKSYLVDINNGESKVFDDRNYQDVYSDPGNFNTTKNQYGRYVIDMKGGKAYLIGAGFTKDGQHPFIDEMDVKSLKKKRLYTSNIKNGKEEIIDILNASKGEILTIQQSPSIYPNYFKKNIKSNKAEAVTTFANPFESIKDVYKEVITYKRNDGVTLTGTLYLPANYDRKAKKEKLPLLIWAYPTEYKDKNTAGQNTQNPNDFTFPYYGSFVYWTTKGYAVLDDAAFPIIGEGKTEPNDTFIPQLVANAAAAIDAVDHLGYIDKKKVAVGGHSYGAFMTANLLTHSNLFACGIARSGAYNRTLTPFGFQSEQRNYWDVPEIYNTMSPFMHADKMKTPLLLIHGDADNNPGTFTLQTERYFQALKNLGAPVKMVLLPKEAHGYQAKENILHLLWEQDQFLEKCLKK from the coding sequence ATGAAGATAAAACTGACTATTTGCCTTTTGGCATTTCTCAATTTTTATGATGCACAGGAAAATATTACGTATCAGAAACCTTCTGCTGAGATTTTAAAACTGGCAGATTATCAAAGACCTCCAAGTGTTCTGATGAACAGCAAAAAAGACTGGGTGGTTTTTACGTACCGTCCAACATATAAAACACTCGAAGATCTCAGTCAGAATGAAATGAAGCTTGGTGGACTTAGAATCAATCCGGTTACTAATATTTCAAGCAGCATTACTTATTCTAATGATTTGAAGATCAGAAAAATCAACGATAAAAATGAAATTCAGGTAAAAAACCTGCCTTCCAATCCAAAAATTGGCTATGTTTCATTTTCTCCGGATGAAAAGAAACTGGCTTTTACCAATACTACCAATAAAGGAGTAGAGCTTTGGATCGTAGATATGGAAACGGCTTCTGCCAATAAAATTACAGCAGATAATCTGAATGCCAATTTAGGAATGCCTTATGTGTGGTATAATGATTCTCAAAGCTTATTGATCAGAGCAATTCCACAAAACAGACCTGCGCTTATCGATGCAAGCAAAGATCTTCCTACAGGACCTATTGTTTCAACAGCAGATGGTAAAGTTTCCCAGAACAGAACCTATCAGGATCTTTTGAAAAATCCTCAGGATGAAAAAAACTTTGAAACCCTTACGGCTTCTGAAATTTATAATGTAGATCTTACAGGTAATCTTAAGAAATTGAAAGACCAGAATATGTATGCCGGATTAAGTTTTTCTCCGGACGGAAATTATCTGATGGCTACACTGATCAAAAAACCATTTTCCTATATCGTTCCACTTAACCGATTTCCATCCACAACAGTAGTGTATGACATGAAAGGAAATACGGTAAAAACAGTAAATGATGTTCCTTTGAATGAAATCATGCCGAAAGGATTCTCATCGGTAAGAACCGGAAAAAGAGATATGGCCTGGAGAAGTGATGCGCCTGCAACTCTTACTTATGCCGAAGCTTTAGATGGAGGAGACCAGTCTAAAACCGCAGAGTACAGAGACGAGGTATTTACATGGGAAGCTCCATTTACAGCAGCTCCTAAATCTTTCTTCAAAACAAAACAAAGATATGATGATGTAGTTTGGACTAATGATCATTATGCTATTGTTTCTGAAGGCTGGTATGATACCAGAAATACAAAATCTTACCTGGTAGATATTAATAACGGAGAATCTAAAGTTTTCGATGATAGAAATTATCAGGATGTTTACAGTGATCCGGGAAATTTTAATACAACAAAAAATCAGTACGGAAGATATGTTATCGATATGAAAGGAGGAAAAGCCTACCTGATTGGAGCTGGATTCACCAAAGACGGACAGCATCCTTTTATCGATGAAATGGATGTGAAATCCCTGAAAAAGAAAAGACTTTACACTTCGAATATAAAGAATGGTAAAGAAGAAATTATTGATATTCTTAATGCTTCAAAAGGTGAAATTCTTACCATTCAACAGTCGCCGAGCATTTATCCTAATTACTTCAAAAAGAATATTAAATCTAATAAAGCAGAAGCTGTAACCACCTTTGCAAACCCTTTTGAAAGTATTAAAGACGTTTACAAAGAAGTGATTACGTACAAGAGAAATGATGGTGTTACCTTAACCGGAACCCTTTATCTTCCTGCTAATTACGACAGAAAAGCGAAGAAAGAAAAGCTTCCATTGCTAATTTGGGCTTATCCTACAGAGTATAAAGATAAAAATACAGCAGGGCAGAACACTCAAAACCCGAACGATTTTACATTCCCATACTACGGATCTTTTGTATACTGGACAACAAAAGGGTACGCTGTTCTTGATGATGCTGCTTTCCCGATTATTGGTGAAGGAAAAACAGAGCCTAATGATACTTTTATTCCACAGTTGGTAGCCAATGCTGCTGCTGCCATTGATGCCGTTGATCATCTGGGATATATCGACAAAAAGAAAGTAGCCGTAGGCGGGCATTCTTATGGTGCATTTATGACTGCAAACCTTTTGACACATTCTAACCTTTTTGCATGCGGAATTGCTAGAAGTGGTGCTTACAACAGAACGTTGACGCCATTCGGATTCCAGAGCGAGCAGAGAAACTATTGGGATGTTCCTGAGATTTACAATACAATGTCTCCATTCATGCATGCAGACAAAATGAAAACACCTCTTCTTCTGATTCATGGTGATGCGGATAACAATCCGGGAACATTTACTTTGCAGACTGAAAGATACTTCCAGGCATTGAAAAACCTTGGAGCTCCGGTAAAAATGGTTCTTCTTCCAAAAGAAGCCCACGGATACCAGGCTAAAGAAAATATCTTACATCTTTTATGGGAGCAGGATCAGTTCCTTGAAAAATGTTTGAAGAAATAA
- a CDS encoding Crp/Fnr family transcriptional regulator, which translates to MLRTNQAFLKYFEELYMKQEGREEVVVKDFSREENILIQHQPLSKVMLIKEGVAKCYLTEENGKEYIVEFLGNGEILGEVELMKNISCLCGVKAVSEVTVYEVNVSYFKSLIKNDLALNHLLLDSFAERIINTSSRASYQQLYTVEHTVTQLLNMQSKQGIQISKEDMAAYLGITVRSLNRILKDLK; encoded by the coding sequence ATGTTACGAACAAATCAGGCATTTCTAAAGTATTTTGAAGAACTTTACATGAAGCAGGAGGGTAGAGAAGAGGTTGTAGTAAAGGATTTCTCCCGGGAAGAAAATATATTGATACAGCATCAGCCACTGTCAAAGGTTATGTTGATTAAAGAAGGTGTTGCCAAATGCTATCTTACTGAAGAAAACGGAAAAGAATATATTGTCGAATTTCTGGGAAATGGGGAAATCCTTGGAGAAGTAGAATTGATGAAGAATATCAGCTGTTTATGTGGAGTAAAAGCCGTATCTGAGGTGACCGTTTATGAAGTCAATGTTTCTTATTTCAAATCTTTGATTAAAAATGATCTCGCTCTTAACCATTTATTATTGGATTCATTTGCGGAAAGAATTATCAATACTTCCAGCCGAGCATCTTATCAACAGCTGTATACGGTAGAACATACTGTAACACAATTACTGAACATGCAGTCAAAGCAAGGCATTCAGATTTCTAAAGAAGATATGGCCGCCTATCTAGGCATTACAGTGAGAAGTTTAAATAGAATCTTAAAGGATTTGAAATGA
- the era gene encoding GTPase Era gives MHKAGFVNIVGKPNAGKSTLLNQLMGEKLAIVTQKAQTTRHRIFGIYNEDDLQIVFSDTPGVLDPKYGLQEKMMDFVKDSLQDADVFLFIVDVTDKAEPSEFLIDKLNKIPVPVLLLLNKVDQTDQAGLEKLVEDWHNRIPKAEILPISALNAFNTEVILPKIKSLLPENPPYYDKDQYTDKPERFFVNEAIREKILLNYDKEIPYSVEVVTEQFKEKEGIIFIDSIIYVERDTQKGIIIGHKGEAIKKVGTEARLDLEKFFTKKIHLNLFVKVKKDWRKNDRDLKNFGYR, from the coding sequence ATGCACAAAGCTGGATTTGTAAATATAGTTGGAAAGCCCAATGCGGGAAAATCGACCTTGCTCAACCAATTAATGGGTGAGAAATTGGCGATTGTAACGCAGAAAGCTCAGACAACCCGTCACAGAATTTTTGGTATTTATAATGAAGATGATCTTCAGATCGTATTTTCTGATACTCCCGGAGTATTGGATCCAAAATACGGACTGCAGGAAAAAATGATGGATTTTGTAAAGGACTCTCTGCAGGATGCTGATGTATTCCTGTTTATTGTAGATGTTACCGATAAAGCAGAACCTTCAGAATTTTTAATTGATAAATTGAATAAAATTCCTGTACCCGTTCTTCTTTTATTAAATAAAGTAGACCAGACTGATCAGGCAGGTCTTGAAAAATTAGTAGAAGACTGGCACAATAGAATTCCAAAGGCTGAAATTCTGCCTATCTCTGCGTTAAATGCTTTCAATACAGAAGTTATTTTACCAAAAATAAAATCTTTACTTCCTGAAAACCCACCTTACTACGATAAAGATCAGTACACGGATAAACCTGAAAGATTTTTTGTAAACGAGGCAATTCGTGAGAAAATCCTTCTGAATTATGATAAAGAAATTCCATACTCTGTGGAAGTTGTGACTGAACAGTTCAAGGAAAAAGAAGGGATTATCTTTATAGACTCTATTATTTATGTAGAAAGAGATACTCAAAAGGGAATTATTATCGGGCACAAAGGTGAAGCCATCAAAAAAGTAGGAACTGAAGCACGATTGGATCTTGAGAAATTCTTTACCAAAAAAATTCATTTAAACTTATTTGTAAAAGTGAAAAAAGATTGGAGAAAGAACGACAGAGACCTTAAAAATTTCGGTTACCGATAA